Proteins found in one Melospiza georgiana isolate bMelGeo1 chromosome 1, bMelGeo1.pri, whole genome shotgun sequence genomic segment:
- the MIOS gene encoding GATOR complex protein MIOS — translation MSGSKPDILWAPHHVDRFVVCDSELSLYHIDSAVSSEPKAGSLRLSEETTATLLSINSDTPYMKCVAWYPKYDPECLLAVGQANGRVVLTSLGQDHNSKSKDLIGKEFVPKHARQCNTLAWNPLDSNWLAAGLDKHRADFSVLIWDISSKYAPETAVATEKVRLSAGDAEAGLVVTKPLYELGQNDACLSLCWLPRDQKLLLAGMHRNLAIFDLRNTSQKIFVNTKAVQGVTVDPYFHDRVASFYEGQVAIWDLRKFEKPVLTLTEQPKPLTKVAWCPTRTGLLATLTRDSNIIRLYDMQHTPTPIGDETEPTIIERSVQPCENYIASFAWHPTSQNRMVVVTPNRTMTDFTVFERISLAWSPVTSLMWACGRHLYECTEEGKASSLEKDIATKMRLRALSRYGLDTEQVWRNHLLAGNEDPQLKSLWYTLHFMKQYTEDMDQKLTGNKGPLVYTGIKSIVKSSLGTTENLRHSRSGSDRQADIIQYLSEERSLALQLCGWIKKGTDLDVEPFLNSLEQEGDWERAAAVALFNLDIRRAIQILNKGASSGKGDLNLNVVAMALSGYTDEKNSLWREMCSTLRLQLNNPYLCAMFAFLTSESGSYDGVLYENNVAVRDRVAFACKFLSDAQLNRFIEKLTNEMKEAGNLEGILLTGLTKDGVDLMESYVDRTGDVQTASYCMLQGSPSDVLKDERVQYWIENYRNLLDAWRFWHKRAEFDIHRSKLDPSSKPLAQVFVSCNFCGKSISYSCSAIPHQGRGFSQYGVSGSPTKSKVTSCPGCRKPLPRCALCLINMGTPVSSCPGGSKSDEKVDLSKDKKLAQFNNWFTWCHNCRHGGHAGHMLSWFRDHTECPVSACSCKCMQLDTTGNLVPAETVQA, via the exons ATGAGTGGCTCCAAACCTGATATCCTGTGGGCCCCACACCACGTTGACAGATTTGTTGTGTGCGATTCAGAGCTGAGCCTGTATCACATTGACTCTGCTGTGAGCTCGGAGCCCAAGGCAGGGTCCCTGCGGCTGTCGGAGGAGACTACGGCCACGCTGCTGTCCATAAACTCGGACACTCCCTACATGAAATGTGTGGCTTGGTATCCCAAGTACGATCCCGAGTGTCTGCTTGCTGTTGGACAGGCCAATGGCCGAGTGGTGCTTACCAGCCTCGGGCAAGATCACAACTCCAAATCCAAGGATTTGATAGGCAAGGAGTTTGTTCCCAAGCACGCTCGGCAGTGCAATACCCTGGCCTGGAACCCCCTGGACAGCAACTGgcttgctgctgggctggataAACATCGGGCTGACTTTTCTGTGCTGATCTGGGACATCAGCAGCAAATATGCCCCAGAGACTGCAGTTGCTACAGAGAAAGTGAGGCTTTCAGCAGGAGATGCAGAGGCAGGCCTGGTAGTTACAAAACCACTATATGAATTAGGGCAGAATGATGCTTGTCTCTCCCTCTGTTGGCTTCCACGGGATCAGAAACTGCTCTTAGCTGGAATGCATCGAAATTTGGCTATCTTCGATCTTAGGAACACAAgccaaaaaatatttgtaaacaCCAAGGCTGTCCAAGGAGTGACTGTTGATCCCTATTTCCACGATCGTGTTGCTTCCTTCTATGAAGGTCAGGTTGCCATATGGGATTTAAGAAAGTTTGAAAAACCTGTTTTGACCCTGACAGAGCAACCAAAACCCTTAACAAAAGTTGCCTGGTGTCCAACAAGGACTGGACTGTTAGCTACTTTAACAAGGGATAGTAACATCATTAGACTGTATGACATGCAGCATACTCCCACCCCTATTGGAGATGAAACCGAGCCAACAATAATTGAGAGAAGTGTCCAACCATGTGAAAATTACATTGCTTCATTTGCCTGGCATCCCACAAGCCAGAACCGAATGGTGGTGGTGACTCCCAACAGGACTATGACCGACTTCACTGTTTTTGAAAGAATTTCTCTTGCATGGAGCCCAGTGACATCCTTAATGTGGGCCTGTGGACGACATTTGTATGAGTGTACAGAAGAGGGAAAGGCTAGCTCCTTGGAAAAAGACATAGCAACCAAAATGCGCCTCAGAGCTCTCTCAAGGTATGGTCTTGATACTGAACAAGTGTGGAGAAATCACCTCCTAGCTGGAAATGAAGATCCTCAGCTGAAGTCCCTTTGGTACACTCTGCATT TTATGAAGCAGTATACTGAAGATATGGATCAAAAACTTACAGGAAACAAAGGTCCCTTAGTTTACACTGGCATTAAATCAATTGTGAAGTCATCTTTGG GAACAACAGAGAAcctcaggcacagcaggagTGGATCTGATAGACAGGCTGATATTATTCAGTATCTGAGTGAGGAGAGATCTTTGgctttgcagctctgtgggtgGATAAAGAAGGGAACAGACTTAGATGTGGAGCCTTTCCTGAATTCATTGGAACAGGAGGGAGACTGGGAGCGAGCTGCTGCTGTAGCACTTTTCAACTTGGACATACGGCGAGCAATACAAATTCTGAATAAAGGGGCTTCCTCAGGAAAAG GTGATTTGAACCTTAATGTTGTAGCAATGGCTCTGTCAGGCTACACAGATGAGAAGAACTCACTTTGGAGAGAAATGTGCAGTACTCTGAGACTGCAGTTGAACAATCCCTACTTGTGTGCTATGTTTGCTTTCCTGACGAGTGAGTCTGGTTCATATGATGGTGTTTTG tATGAAAATAACGTAGCTGTACGAGACAGAGTGGCATTTGCTTGCAAGTTCCTCAGTGATGCTCAG cTCAATAGGTTTATTGAAAAGCtgacaaatgaaatgaaagagGCTGGGAATTTGGAGGGAATACTGTTAACAGGGCTGACAAAAGATGGAGTTGACTTGATGGAAAGTTATGTTGATAGAACTGGAGATGTCCAGACAGCAAGCTATTGCATGCTACAG GGTTCTCCATCAGATGTACTTAAGGATGAAAGGGTTCAGTACTGGATTGAGAACTACAGGAATCTTTTAGATGCCTGGAGGTTTTGGCATAAACGTGCAGAATTTGATATTCATAGGAGTAAGCTGGATCCCAGCTCAAAGCCTTTAGCCCAG GTGTTTGTGAGTTGCAATTTCTGTGGGAAATCAATCTCTTACAGCTGCTCAGCTATTCCTCACCAGGGGCGCGGTTTTAGCCAGTATGGAGTCAGCGGTTCCCCCACCAAGTCCAAAGTTACGAGCTGTCCTGGCTGCCGCAAGCCCCTTCCCCGCTGTGCACTTTGCCTGATAAATATGGGAACACCAGTCTCCAGCTGTCCAG GAGGATCCAAGTCAGATGAAAAAGTGGATCTTAGCAAAGACAAGAAGTTAGCCCAGTTCAACAACTGGTTTACTTGGTGTCACAACTGTAGGCATGGTGGACATGCTGGACATATGCTGAGCTGGTTCAG GGACCATACTGAGTGCCCAGTTTCTGCCTGCTCTTGTAAGTGTATGCAGCTGGATACAACAGGGAATCTCGTTCCAGCAGAGACTGTCCAGGCATAA
- the RPA3 gene encoding replication protein A 14 kDa subunit: protein MGDIHEVPRPRIATGQLAQHIGQPVCFVGRVEKIHSSGKLVVLTDGLGKHTTVELSEPLDEEISGVIEVVGRVTNQATIMCASYVQFREDKSSFDLELYNEALKIIHDFPEYYPFGTGRNT, encoded by the exons ATGGGCGACATCCACGAGGTGCCGCGGCCGCGCATCGCCACGGGGCAGCTGGCGCAGCACATCGGGCAGCCCGTCTGCTTCGTGGGGCGCGTCGAGAAG ATTCATTCTAGCGGGAAGCTCGTCGTGCTTACGGATGGACTCGGAAAGCACACGACTGTGGAGCTGAGCGAGCCT CTGGATGAGGAGATTTCAGGAGTTATTGAAGTGGTGGGAAGAGTAACAAATCAGGCAACCATCATGTGTGCATCATATGTCCAGTTCAGAGAAGATAAAAGTTCATTTG ATCTGGAACTCTACAATGAAGCACTAAAAATTATTCATGATTTCCCTGAATACTACCCATTTGGTACTGGGAGGAACACTTGA